A window of Castanea sativa cultivar Marrone di Chiusa Pesio chromosome 1, ASM4071231v1 contains these coding sequences:
- the LOC142632954 gene encoding uncharacterized protein LOC142632954, whose amino-acid sequence MDFQPNTSLHLGLQSNNQPNLDLVEPTPPSLSSSSSSHLSHSEPRIFSCNYCQRKFYSSQALGGHQNAHKLERTLAKKSRELSSTILPHGGPTYHNRSGPNNVSGPSQFHHIQPPIEHHGNAARFASDHTCYGMREMEYGSIEGAGSSWHKGYRPAENVQEEFNQLDLSLRL is encoded by the coding sequence ATGGATTTCCAACCCAATACTTCTCTTCATCTCGGCCTTCAATCCAACAATCAGCCCAATCTAGATCTTGTAGAGCCAACACCACCTTCTTtgtcctcatcatcatcatcacatCTTAGCCATTCAGAGCCTCGAATATTCTCTTGCAACTATTGCCAAAGGAAATTCTATAGTTCACAAGCACTTGGGGGCCACCAAAATGCTCACAAGCTAGAAAGAACTTTGGCCAAAAAAAGTAGGGAGCTAAGTTCAACTATTCTACCTCATGGAGGACCAACCTATCATAATCGGTCAGGACCCAATAATGTTAGTGGTCCAAGTCAGTTTCATCACATTCAACCACCTATTGAACATCATGGAAATGCTGCTAGGTTTGCTTCTGATCATACTTGTTATGGAATGAGAGAGATGGAGTATGGTTCAATAGAAGGAGCTGGTTCTTCTTGGCATAAGGGATATAGACCTGCAGAGAATGTTCAAGAAGAGTTCAACCAGCTTGATTTGTCTTTGAGGCTATGA